TATTTTGACCAAGGTAAAGGGTAGCAAACCGGACGTCATTATGTATGGCGGCATGGATGCTACCGGTGGTCCTTTGGCTAAGCAAGCTAGTGAGCTAGGCATTAAGGCAAAGATTGTTGGTGGTGACGGTATGTGTACTGAAAAGCTAATCGAGCTTGCAGGTGAGGCGGTAGTGAACGTTACTTGCTCAGAAGCAGGTAAAGCCCTTTCTAAAATGGCTCAGGGTGCAGATTTCCAGAAGCGTTACAAAGAGCGCTTTAATTCTGATGTGCAAATTTATGCACCATTTACCTACGATGCTGTATACGTTTTGGTAGACGCAATGAAGCGCGCTAATTCAACTGATCCAGCAAAAATCTTAGTTGCAATGCCTGATACTAAAATGAATGGTTTGATTGGCAATATCGCTTTTGATAGCAAAGGTGATATGAAAGAAGGCGTGATCACCTTGTACGACTTCAAAGACAAAAAGAAAACAGTTCTTGACGTCATCAATATGTAAGAAGTCTTGAAAGAGCGCCGAATATTCGGCGCTCTTTTTATCGAAGCTCGGTAATGGATATTTTTCTTCAGCAAATCATCAATGGCTTAGTGCTTGGTAGCATCTATGCCTTGATTGCTTTGGGTTACACCATGGTGTATGGCGTACTGGGGATTATTAATTTCGCGCATGGCGAAGTGTTGATGATTGGCGCAATGGTGTCTTTGTCATTGCTGCGCCTAATTTTAGGTTTGACCAGTGGGTTGCCTGGATGGCTAACCCTCTTAATTGTTTTACCGGTCACGATGGCGGTTTGTGCTGGCTTAAGCTATTGGATTGAGCGGATTGCCTATCGTCCCTTGCGTAATGCGCCCCGCTTGGCGCCATTAATTTCCGCTATTGGCATGTCAATTCTTTTGCAAACAATAGCGATGTTGATTTGGTCACGAAATCCGATGACCTATCCACAATTACTTCCATCAACCCCGATTGAATTGGGTGCTACTGGCGCAACGATAACTGGTAAAGAAATAGTCATCGTTCTGGTGGCATTAGCAGTGATGTGCGGACTGTTGTTCTTAGTTGAGAAAACGAAGTTGGGCAGAGCAATGCGCGCAACTGCGGAACAAACTCAAATTGCCTCCTTGATGGGTGTGAACCCCAATCGCGTGATTTCGATCACCTTTATGTTGGGTGGCGCACTTGCGGGATTAGCTGGCGTGATGATTGCCAGCAATTACGGCAATGTGCATTTTTATATGGGATTCATTCCCGGCCTTAAAGCCTTTACTGCGGCTGTCTTGGGTGGCATCGGGAATCTACAGGGCGCCATGTTGGGCGGTCTCTTATTGGGTTTAATTGAGGCATTGGGCGCCGGCTATATTGGTGAGCTCACTGGTGGTGTCTTTGGTTCCAATTACCAAGATATTTTTGCCTTCTTAGTATTAATTTTGGTGTTAGTGCTTCGACCCACTGGTTTGCTAGGCGAGAAAGTTTCTGATCGTGCTTAAGAAGCTTGCCCAGAATCATCTCAGTCGTAATGCCTATCTTGGCTTGGGCGTAATTGCACTTGTTTTATTGCCATGGATCGTGGGTGCCGGTGGCGGTAACTACTGGGTGCGAGTTCTAGATTTTGCTCTGCTCTATATCGTGCTGGCTTTGGGTCTAAATGTAGTTGTGGGATTTGCCGGCCTCTTGGATTTAGGTTACATCGCCTTTTATGCTCTTGGTGCATACAGCTACGCTTTGCTTGCTTCCCCACATTTGCCAAATCATTTTGAAACTATTGCCGCTGTGTTTCCACGGGGTCTGCATTTTTCGCCTTGGATGGTTGCAGTATTTTCAATTGCGCTAGCAGCGCTCTTTGGGATTGTGCTGGGTTTGCCTACATTGCAATTACGCGGCGATTATTTGGCGATTGTGACTTTGGGCTTCGGTGAAATCATTCGTATTTTTATGAATAACTTAGATCGCCCTTTGAATCTAACCAATGGTCCAAAAGGGATTACTGCAATTGATCCCTTGCAGGTATTTGGCATCACGTTTACCAAGCCGTTGGATTTAGGGTTTATTCAGATTCCAGGTTTGTATTTGGTGTTTTACC
This DNA window, taken from Polynucleobacter sp. MWH-UH25E, encodes the following:
- a CDS encoding branched-chain amino acid ABC transporter permease → MDIFLQQIINGLVLGSIYALIALGYTMVYGVLGIINFAHGEVLMIGAMVSLSLLRLILGLTSGLPGWLTLLIVLPVTMAVCAGLSYWIERIAYRPLRNAPRLAPLISAIGMSILLQTIAMLIWSRNPMTYPQLLPSTPIELGATGATITGKEIVIVLVALAVMCGLLFLVEKTKLGRAMRATAEQTQIASLMGVNPNRVISITFMLGGALAGLAGVMIASNYGNVHFYMGFIPGLKAFTAAVLGGIGNLQGAMLGGLLLGLIEALGAGYIGELTGGVFGSNYQDIFAFLVLILVLVLRPTGLLGEKVSDRA
- a CDS encoding ABC transporter ATP-binding protein, with amino-acid sequence MLKKLAQNHLSRNAYLGLGVIALVLLPWIVGAGGGNYWVRVLDFALLYIVLALGLNVVVGFAGLLDLGYIAFYALGAYSYALLASPHLPNHFETIAAVFPRGLHFSPWMVAVFSIALAALFGIVLGLPTLQLRGDYLAIVTLGFGEIIRIFMNNLDRPLNLTNGPKGITAIDPLQVFGITFTKPLDLGFIQIPGLYLVFYLFLTLAVLVTIVCLHLQNSRIGRAWVAIREDEIAAKAMGINTRNMKLLAFAIGASFAGVAGVLFSAFQGFVSPESFTLWESIVVLAMVVLGGIGHIPGVILGAIVLAVFPEVLRGVAEPVQKMVFGHVIVDVEVIRQLIYGLALILIMLYRPGGIWQKRGDQ